From Dermacentor albipictus isolate Rhodes 1998 colony chromosome 8, USDA_Dalb.pri_finalv2, whole genome shotgun sequence:
taaaaccaCAAAGTGCGCAAAAGCTGGTGCGACGATTTACCGGGCCACAGAAAACAAACAACTTCAGTTGTCggaaacttcagtagctttaccatacatcacgatgagctcgtgcagtcgtgctgcctagctagcgcaacgcggtaaagaagcgggaaacaatataagcggcaaacggcattccgagctttatgaaatgcctttaaacagcatgctgcactgcagacaaaCTTTGTCGCTTACGCATCTGACTATGAtggagtggaaaaaaaaaacaccgacgggACAagggaaaggatgagaacaagaaatttcccgcggAAGCAACGATCCATGTTTGCTATCGTTTCTCCCGCTTATGAGGCTTTGCCGGGcgtgattagaaccgtatcgccggcacgttttcgccggtatttgagccccccaccgtGCAAAAATTCTTCTTTGACATTCCTTGAAGCattggccaccccacacatgcgaagggcgTTGCCTATTTTGCTCAGGAAACATCAATAAGACGGAAAAGCactatcaacgacacaacaaactacggcgcgcgcctggctcctctcccgtgtgttctgcgcaaggccgccaccagaggcgcgtccatcggcgcgcactacgcgtCTCGCTTCCAGCGCGGTTTGCTTAACGGGCTCAAAAAAGCGTTCCAGGGCTCCTTCAGCGCGAGTTGATACATATTCGAAGACACGAATGAAAAATAGCTATTGATAAAATGAACAAGGCATAAGACATACATATTGAAGATAGCAATGAAAAAAGCAAATGATAAGCTCCATTATTGTAGGCAGCACTTTTGCGCGTATCTCAGACATTTTATTCCGTCTCGGCCGTTCCTTCAGCTACTTGATCTGTTCGAAGTCGCGATTCAGCGGCTTGGCGAGTCCTATGAAGGTCGCCGTCGAACAACAGAGGAAGCAGGGACCGTCTCGAACCAGGACGCCACCGCTGGTAGCGCCAGTCCGCTTCATCCACGTGATCCGCTGCTCGGTGGCGCGGGTGGAGTTTTGGTAATGAACGTGTACACACTTTATGTGAGGATTCAGGCAGGAAGTGAACGCCAGCAGGGACACCTCGGCGACATTGTCCTGTAATGGCGCCGCCGACAGAAGGCACAGATACTGCAGGCCGGTGATGCGGGAGATGTTTTCCTGGAATGGAACGATGTCCGCAGAAAATTACGTTATATTCTTAAACAATTTCATAACGGCGTAAATTTGTCTTCAACTCGCACTTTTACGCCGAAAAACATCATGTGAGGGtatgagttatagacacattttaAATCTTTTCTTTAAGGCTGCAAATTATCTTACAGTGCACGCATTGGGGCTGGCCAGCTCGTGACCTGAGCAGAAATATCACGAAATACCAGAACGTGTGTCTGTCCCCTTTTCCTGTCGTGTTATGTTGCGCTGTTTCGACTGAAGCAACGATGCAACTGCGTGCACCATTGGAGGGGCAGAGCCTATGACGTATGACGTATTCCCGAACCAATTTCAGTTGCCCTTATCTAACACTTTGATTTTCTTGTGTGCGGTAAATTTTATGAAGAGAAATAATATCAGAAATTCATCGAAACACCCTAAAATGTTTTAAGGGAGCAAATCGGTTGTGTGTTACTGCAGGAACTTATTGTTGGGATCGGTGGCCTGTTCTCAGCGAAACAGCTAGCTCTCGAAAGCAGCTCTCTTTCTTGTCTTCTGCGGTTAGAGGGTGGCAGTGTCTGCTCGCGTAACTATATTTTTACCTTGAGCATCTATCTCAAGAAAGGTACTTAACCACAGTAAAGATAATGCAGCAGTACTTTGTTGCGGattagttggttcatactgaacaAGAAACGCACCGAGCAGaatctgtttttcttgttttcgctTCTGAAAGAAACGTGTTCAGATCTACTGCCCGAGTGGCAGCAAGGCGATTGTAAATGTTTCCGCATTTCTGAGTGGCGCTAGCGATTACCTTGACTGTATATTTACTTTCTGTCTTTTCATGCAATAAGCCCATTGGTAGTCTGCGCTCTGTCCTACCTCTCCCTTCGTCGTGTTTCACGCATTTTTCGCAGTACGTAACTCACTGTGTAATGAAATAGACGAGCAAATTTCAGTTCCGCCACCGTCGACACGTTCAGAGTACGGAGCTATACTTAAATATGCTCGTTGCACAGAACGCCCGTAGGTCAAACCTGACTCACCAGCAGAGACGCCTCGCCGAAGGGCAGAGCATCGTGCCGAAGCACGAGACAACTCAGCGAGCTGTTTCTGGCGAGCACCTGACCCAAAGACGGGAAGTCTGGGTGCGAGGGATTAGGGCAGTCTGAGAGCCGCACTGAAACCGCTGGACAGGTCTCGATCAACCAAAGAGAAATACGGCCATGAACTTCATTGAGGGTCAGCCTGGTAAGCACATTATGAAAAACGGTGGCGCTGTTGCACATTTCCAACCTGTCTCCGGGATGGAGGACGAACTCACCCTCGCAGACGGCGCACCGAACGAAGCTACCCTGCCTTTCGATGCGGACGTCCAGTTCTTTGAATTCGGGGCAGAGTTGCGCCAGACGGCGCAGGGCTGACGGGCGGCGAAGCGCGCAAGGGGTCGCCGAGAGGGATTGCAGATGCCCCAGTGAGCCGTCCTGGAGCAGTGACGTCAATTCCAGGTCCTCGTCGAAGTGGAACGCGCTTATGTTAAGCTCGACGATTCGTTGGAGCTTGGAGGAGATGAAGTCGCGAAGACTGTCGAGGTACGCGACGCCTGCCGTCGCGTAGACACCATTGCAGGGCTGTGCCGGAAATAGCAGAAGACAGAGTTGGCGCACGTTTATCCAGATGTGTCTAAGGCTGGCCACGCGAATCCATTCCGCCGTGGTGCCTTCTGCGTGGTGGACGGCAACCAGGACCAGCTGTTGCGGCAGAATGAGGGAATGAACGCTGTCGACAGCGAGGTCTTGGAGTCGAACACAGTTCCACGAGTTGGTCGACCTCCGGTATGTGATGTTGGCGCAGACGGCCGCGCAGCTCATGAATTCCAATGGTGTGGACGGCAGGTGTTGATTGGAGGCTTGCACCTCGGAGGAGAACGCGAATGTTTTCAAATTTACGCACTGTTGGAGGATGTCGTTGCACTCCAGGAGCGTGTTCAAGAAGGCTCCGCGCACTAAATGGACACGCAACTCGTCGAGGTTCGGGCAGTAGCGCAGGAGTGTCGAGAGGAGCTTGAAGTTCAGGTAGCCGCCGACTTCGACGTACATGCGGCGGAGATTGAGAGCCATGGCACCTGGCGTTTCCGACGCGCTCTGCTGCACGTGCCTTATTTCCAACTCCACGTCCGACTCAGCCACGAGGGAGAACTCGACTTCCGCCATATAGCGAAGCCGTTGTAGCATTAAATCGAACAGGTCGCTCGGCCGGAGCGGGCAGGCGACGCAGCGCAAGGATTGGAGTCCCGTGCATTTGCCGATGTGCAGAGGCAATTCTTTGGGTTCGACGAGAATGCAATTTGTGAGGTCCAATTCGTGGATGGTCCACACCGCTTTCACGGCTTTAAGCACCTCGCGCAGAGAAGACACCCCTTGGTTGGCGCGCAGACTCAGCATCACTGCTGTATTGCCGGAACGTGCCTGGTTAGGGAAGCTATTCGCACTCGTTGAATTGGAGGCTCGAGTGGCGCGGCCCAAGGAACGGGAAAAGTTGACGGTTCTGACCGAGCTTTACGATCGACTTTCGACAGATGCCTGCTGTAGACGTGTGACACTACGAGTGAGCAACGTGACGTCACGCAGGTGCGGCGGCGCTGTCGTCACCCTCAACGCGTGCAGAAGATATATTGCGGGGAGATGCGCGCAGGCGCATGCTTTACCCAAAAGGTGCGCAACCGAGTTCTCCGGCATTACTCGGCGAGGGTTATTGTTCAAAGTGGCGAACAGCAATTAAGAGCATAAGAAGTGACGAAGTTGTTCTCTCGTTTTGCCTTCTtctgtgtgcctgcttgtacacaGCGTAAGGCTATAGGTGCATGAACTAGTGGATGTGACGCACTGCAGGAGATAAGGTTTCATCCGAAGCAATGCCTGTGTGGCGGCAGAACACCGGAGCCATTTTCAAGCGA
This genomic window contains:
- the LOC139049018 gene encoding uncharacterized protein isoform X1, translating into MLSLRANQGVSSLREVLKAVKAVWTIHELDLTNCILVEPKELPLHIGKCTGLQSLRCVACPLRPSDLFDLMLQRLRYMAEVEFSLVAESDVELEIRHVQQSASETPGAMALNLRRMYVEVGGYLNFKLLSTLLRYCPNLDELRVHLVRGAFLNTLLECNDILQQCVNLKTFAFSSEVQASNQHLPSTPLEFMSCAAVCANITYRRSTNSWNCVRLQDLAVDSVHSLILPQQLVLVAVHHAEGTTAEWIRVASLRHIWINVRQLCLLLFPAQPCNGVYATAGVAYLDSLRDFISSKLQRIVELNISAFHFDEDLELTSLLQDGSLGHLQSLSATPCALRRPSALRRLAQLCPEFKELDVRIERQGSFVRCAVCEGEFVLHPGDRLEMCNSATVFHNVLTRLTLNEVHGRISLWLIETCPAVSVRLSDCPNPSHPDFPSLGQVLARNSSLSCLVLRHDALPFGEASLLENISRITGLQYLCLLSAAPLQDNVAEVSLLAFTSCLNPHIKCVHVHYQNSTRATEQRITWMKRTGATSGGVLVRDGPCFLCCSTATFIGLAKPLNRDFEQIK